The following DNA comes from Malania oleifera isolate guangnan ecotype guangnan chromosome 12, ASM2987363v1, whole genome shotgun sequence.
ATCCTACTCTCACACATCGCAACTTGTTCGGAATGCACTGTGGTATGAAATCAAATGACAAATTTAATCTAATTACGTtggattttatttaattttattccGAAGGAAGAAATATACAGTCAATGCAATGGTTCCGGCGTTGCTCCTGAATTTAATTTGTTTGGGCTATTGCTTTGATCAACAGAGGACCACTTGGGTTCTCACATTGTAGGAAGCCAGAactaaaattttcatgaaattttgAGGGTTTTTACTTGAAAAGGTAAAAATCTTAAGTTCACTTTAAAGAAGCAATATAGatacataataagataaaaattttgaatgaAATGTTGGAACACACAGTTGGCGGTGAAAATTTTCAGCTTCTGTTAATTTTGCAATCCCCCACCCTTCTCAGCCGTTAAAACGGACGTGGACTCCCAGGACATCACCTAAAAAAAATATAAGCAAAACCTTATCCCTGCCTcaagcactctctctctctctctctctatctctaatGGAGGAGACGACGTGGGAGCAGAGGCTACAAGTAATAACCCACATCCTAACCAGCCCCACAGCCACACCCTCACTCCACTCGCAGCTCTTCGTGTCAGCTCACATCCCCTGCTACCTCAATTGGGACTACCCACCCTTCCTCTGCTCCTCCTCTGCCTTCCCTCCACTGCTCCTGCGATGGGGCTTCTCCCTCTTCCTAGAGAGGGCCTCCAGATTGGGGCTCCCCAAGACCTCCTGGCGCTCCAAGTGTCCGTACCAGCTGCCGCCGCCGCCGATTATGGCGGAGGGAGTGGAGGAAGCCGTCTGGGGCGATGAAGAAAGGCGAGCCTACGCGAGGAAGAGGATGAGCAGGAAGCGCCTATTCAACCGCATCAACCCTCTGGTCCCAGTCCTCGTTCCCAATCTCTTGCTTTTCTCCCTCCTGCTTTGGAACCCGTTTCCGCAGTTTCCCTAGTTCTCAGATTTACATTTTTAATCTTCCAGTTTCCAATGTCGTCTATATATATTCCCTTCACATAAAGACTaaataaaatcaaatttctcacttaattttatatattcttcatttaaatttcatacTAATTATTGTCATATTTTCCTTCTCAATTGCGGTGATTCTTATTCTCTTTCTTTTCCCGCTGCTCAGAATTTGGGATAATGAATGTATGTTGGTGCAGCTAAATTATAATTTGCATGATAAAAAAACACTACTTTTTTCAAGATTTGgcgaaaaaaaatatattttctaaagTTTTAAAGACTtctattaaatttttaaaaatttcacaaATTATCACTAATGTTTtcttaaaaacataaacatttcccTTATATTTGGTAAAAAGATAAATAATTTAAGGGGTATAAGTGACTCAAAAATTAATCTGAAGAAATGTATGTACGACTTTTGAAATTTcgttcttattttttaatttcaagaaAGATTAGTGTATTTTATCATATTTTGTATTGAGGTTTATATTTTCATATAGATTATAATATCACAAACTATTGTGGCGAGCAAATAGAGTATGGACCTTGGCAAAACTggcattttttttccttattatttaccACATAAATATTACAAGTATGAGAAGAGATATTTGACTCTATTTTTGGTAATTTACAAAAAATTAAGGTTAGGATTATGGTTGGAATTCTTTGACCCTTAATTGAAGGGATTTGTATCCTTTCCTTTGTCTCTCTAATTTACAGTTCACGCCAACACTCCCCTCAAGTGAATGCATCTTCAACGTCCAACTTGTCTAGTGAGTTGTAGAACTCTTTGCTTGGTACTGCCTTTGTCAGAATGTCTGTTAGTTGGTCTTTAGACTTCATGAATGGAAATCGAATTATTTTAACTTCTAAATTTTCCTTGATAAAGTGTCTGTTAATCTCCACGTGTTTGGTCTGGTCATGTTGCATAGGATTATGCGCACTAGTAATGGCGAATTTGTTATCACAGAAAAGATCCTTCTCGAAGGTAGGAGCAAAACCTATTTAAGACAAGTCTTTTTAGCCACAAAAGTTCGCATAGCCCTTTTGGCATCCCACGAAATTCTGCTTTGGCACTTGATAGTGCCACCACCTTTTACTTCTTACTTCTCCAAGTGACCAAATTTCCCCTAACATGTAAAGTATCCTGAGGTTGATCGTCTGTCTGTAGCATTTCCTACCCAGTCCGCATTTGTATAGCCACTAATCCTGAGATGATTATTTTTTGAGAACAACAGTCCCTTTCTTGGATATGATTTTAAGTATCGTAAGATCTAGATTACTGCTTCCATATAGTCTTTACTAGGCCGATGCATGGACTAGCTTACTACGCTTACTACATAGGCAATATCCGGGCGAGTATGTCAGAAATAGATAagtttgccaaccaatctctggtATTGGCCTTTGTCTGTTGGAATTTGGTTTGGGTGTTCTTCAAGTTTATGGTTTTGAATAATTGGAGTGTCTACTGGCCTACATTCCAACATTCCAACTTCACATAATAGATCCAGGATATATTTTCGTTAGGAAAGAAATATACCTcgttttgatctagcaacttatattctcagaaaatattttagccctcctagatttttcatctcaaactcagTGGTCAATTGCTCTTGTAGCCTGGAAATTTCCTCATTGTCATCTCCTGTAATAATCTAATCGTCAACATAAACAATTAACGTTGTTACCTTGCCTTGTTGATGTTTcaagaatagtgtatggtctgaGTTACTCTGACGAAACCCATATTTTTTCATTGCCAAACTAAATCATCCAAACCATGCCCGAGGTGactgctttaatccatataacgCTCGTTGCAATTTGCACACAACCTCAGTTTTTGAGGAGGTTGTATATCCTAGAGGTATATCCATGTAGACTTCCTCTTCGAGATTACCATGAAGAAATGCATTCTTTACATCCAATTGATGTAAATGTCAGTCCAAGTTAGCAACAAGAGATAGCAGAACTCTAACTGTATTCAATTTTTCTACAGGTGAAAATGTCTCTTGATAATCTACTTTATACGTCTGGGTGTATCCCTTCGCGACTAGCCTCACCTTGTATCTCTTTATATATCCATCTGCCTTGTGTTTCACATAGAACACCCATATGCATCCAACAGTTATCTTCCCCTTGGGTAGTGGAGCCAACATCCATGTTTGATTTTTTAACAATGCTCCCATTTCATCTTCTATAGCCTGTGTCCATTTAGGATCAACTAGTGCTTCCTGAATAGTAGTTGAAATTTGGAATGTGGATAGGTCTTTGGAAAAAAATCTTGATAGGTTCAGGTAGCTTTTTCGTGGACATATAGTTAGTAACTGGGTACCTTGATCTCATTTCCTCTATGTATGGTGAGTATTTATTTGGTGGTTTACCATGATTGTGCCTGAAATGTAAGATATATCCTGCAAAGGATTCTATATTATCTGTAGAGGAGGGTGTAATAGTATGGCTTACCTCAGGAATATTCTCAGAAGATAAGTTCGTGGATACTGTAGGCAAGGGGGATTCCTTATTTGGTGTAGACCCTGTGATCATGTCTAGTGTTGCCATGTAGTCGTAATTATGATTATTCTGGTCTTCAAGCCAATCAAAACTTAACAACTTCGTCTCTTCACTTGACTTCTCCCCCTAAAGTGAGGGAGTGGAGTGGGATGAAGAATAGAAGAGTTTAGATTCCATGAAGGTAATATCCATGGTAGTATGAAACCTCTGAGTAGTGGGGTCATAACATTAGTATCCCTTTTGGTGCGTACCATACCCTAGAAACAAACGTCGAAGAGCACATGGTTCCAATTTGGTACGTTGATTCTTTGGAAGATGAACATAAGCCACGCCACCAAAGATCTTAGGAGGTAGCATTAGGATAGATGGTAGTGAAACGAAGTTTGGCAGAACTTGAAGAGGAGTCTTAAACTTCAAAAGTTTAGGGGGGAGGTGGTTGATAAGATGCACATCAGTGGTCATAGCATCTGGCCAATGGTGAGCAGGAACATGGGCACTCAAAAGGAGAGCCCGAGCAGTTTCAAGGATGTGTCGATTTTTTCGTTCGGCAACTCAATTTTGCTACGGAGTTTAAGGGCATGACTTCTCGTGGATGAGACCATGTT
Coding sequences within:
- the LOC131144158 gene encoding uncharacterized protein LOC131144158; amino-acid sequence: MEETTWEQRLQVITHILTSPTATPSLHSQLFVSAHIPCYLNWDYPPFLCSSSAFPPLLLRWGFSLFLERASRLGLPKTSWRSKCPYQLPPPPIMAEGVEEAVWGDEERRAYARKRMSRKRLFNRINPLVPVLVPNLLLFSLLLWNPFPQFP
- the LOC131143940 gene encoding uncharacterized mitochondrial protein AtMg00820-like; this translates as MATLDMITGSTPNKESPLPTVSTNLSSENIPEEALVDPKWTQAIEDEMGALLKNQTWMLAPLPKGKITVGCIWVFYVKHKADGYIKRYKVRLVAKGYTQTYKVDYQETFSPVEKLNTVRVLLSLVANLD